A single Branchiostoma floridae strain S238N-H82 chromosome 11, Bfl_VNyyK, whole genome shotgun sequence DNA region contains:
- the LOC118426173 gene encoding zinc finger protein 260-like, whose translation MEATEVEHLKALGETSCPETNNGRTGEEQLKTHSGEKPHQGPSSSTSRRRDLKRGHAPGKSESGKKRKRHSCPYCEYETDIKKTMTLHIRTHTGERPYKCQQCDYSAAQRGTLKQHVQAVHTGVRPYQCQQCDYSAAQKGRLNQHVKAVHSGERPYRCGHCDYSAVQKDALKRHVAKHTGEGKTKVRKERKKHRCPHCEYETIRKESMTVHIRTHTGERPYQCQHCHYSAAQKTQIARHIQSKHTGERPYQCGYCDFSASRKDGLIVHIRTIHGGERPYQCKFCEYSAQQSGHLKEHVMAKHSNNRPHKCTKCDFSSVTKKSLKRHIMTNHTGEKPYSCELCSYAASEKSLLKLHMAKHTGEKPFKCKVCDYSTAAKSCLKSHSVTHTGEKPYKCKFCDYCAVSMSYLKSHMANHAKEKPFHCEHCGFSTARKEILRGHVATHNVEKPYRCELCNFSTNHKHDLKRHIATHTGEKPYNCDICGYATSQKHYLRDHMTKHTGEKPYQCEQCGYFTAQKARLANHMKTHTGEKPHKCEVCDYAAAVKGTLRQHMATHAVVKPHKCDQCDYSGTLKAHLKRHVKTKHAKEKNESVAA comes from the coding sequence ATGGAAGCGACTGAAGTTGAGCATCTGAAGGCACTGGGGGAGACCAGCTGTCCTGAAACTAACAACGGAAGGACAGGAGAGGAACAACTGAAGACTCACAGTGGAGAGAAACCACACCAAGGACCTTCTAGTTCTACATCAAGGAGGCGTGACCTGAAACGGGGTCATGCACCAGGTAAAAGTGAAAGTGGGAAGAAGCGTAAGAGACACAGCTGTCCGTATTGTGAGTATGAAACAGACATTAAAAAGACGATGACTTTGCACATCAggacccacactggtgagagaccgtATAAGTGTCAGCAATGCGACTACTCAGCAGCACAGCGGGGAACCCTGAAACAGCACGTGCAGGCTGTGCACACCGGTGTGAGACCGTATCAGTGTCaacagtgcgactattctgcagcacagaaggGTAGACTGAACCAGCACGTGAAAGCTGTGCACTCCGGTGAGAGACCTTACCGCTGTGGCCACTGCGACTACTCAGCAGTCCAAAAGGATGCTTTAAAAAGACACGTGGCCAAACACACAGGTGAAGGAAAAACTAAAGTTAGAAAGGAGCGGAAGAAACACAGATGCCCACACTGCGAGTATGAAACAATAAGAAAAGAGTCGATGACAGTTCACATCAggacccacactggtgagagaccgtATCAGTGTCAACATTGCCACTATTCTGCCGCACAAAAAACTCAAATTGCAAGACACATCCAGagtaaacacaccggtgagagaccttacCAGTGCGGCTACTGCGACTTCTCTGCATCAAGGAAAGACGGCCTCATCGTGCACATCCGGACGATACACGGCGGGGAGAGACCCTACCAGTGCAAGTTTTGTGAGTATTCAGCACAACAGTCCGGTCACCTGAAAGAGCACGTCATGGCCAAACACAGCAACAACAGGCCGCACAAGTGCACCAAGTGCGACTTTTCGTCGGTAACCAAAAAATCGTTAAAGCGGCATATTATGACTaatcataccggtgagaaaccttacagctgTGAGTTGTGCAGCTATGCAGCCAGTGAAAAGAGTCTGTTAAAGCtgcacatggctaaacacaccggggAGAAACCTTTTAAATGCAAAGTCTGTGATTATTCTACTGCAGCAAAGTCATGTTTGAAATCTCACTCGGTCACACACACCGGAGAGAAGCCGTACAAATGCAAATTTTGTGATTATTGTGCAGTATCAATGTCTTATTTGAAAAGCCATATGGCCAACCACGCCAAGGAGAAACCCTTCCACTGTGAACACTGTGGCTTCTCCACAGCGCGAAAAGAAATTCTGAGGGGACACGTGGCCACACACAATGTTGAGAAACCATATAGATGCGAGctttgtaatttttctacaaatCATAAGCACGACTTGAAGCGGCACATAGCCACGCACACCGGCGAGAAGCCATACAACTGTGATATATGTGGCTATGCGACGTCACAAAAACACTACCTCAGGGACCACATgacaaagcacaccggtgagaagccttaCCAATGTGAGCAATGCGGCTATTTCACAGCCCAAAAAGCAAGATTGGCGAAtcacatgaaaacacacaccggtgagaagccgcACAAGTGTGAGGTTTGTGATTATGCTGCAGCAGTGAAGGGTACATTGAGGCAGCACATGGCCACACACGCTGTGGTGAAGCcgcacaagtgtgaccagtgcgactactCTGGAACGCTGAAGGCTCATCTAAAGAGACACGTCAAGACCAAACATGCCAAGGAGAAAAACGAGAGTGTAGCTGCCTAA